In the genome of Quercus robur chromosome 3, dhQueRobu3.1, whole genome shotgun sequence, one region contains:
- the LOC126718386 gene encoding cytochrome P450 71B9-like, with product MALDTIPLWLPLLLVLALLLLMKKKMDERCSKNLPPSPPKLPIIGNLHQLGVLPHQSMRQLSKKYGSVMLLQLSGIRTVIISSAEAAREVLKVNDLACCSRPPLACSKVFSYNYRDITFSPYGDYWREIRKLCVLEFFSVKSVQFYEFIREEEVALLVDSISHYASSATPINLSEKLFALTASITFRIGFGKSFRGSGLDNDKFQAMVDEAVSVIGSYNASEFFPFVGWIIDTFSGRFKRLERVFHELDTLFQQIIDLHLDPERTKPKHEDIIDVLLRIEREQVESGNAARFTKHNIKAVIMNIFLGGVDTGAITMIWAMAELAKNPRLMKKAQDEVRNFIGNKGKVTESDIDHLHYLKMIVKETFRLHPPATLLLPRETMSHFKINGYDIYPKMLVQVNVWAIGRDPKYWENPEEFIPERFMDNSIDYKGQNFELLTFGSGRRGCPGIYMATTIVELALANLLYCFNWKLPDGIKEEDINMEEKAGLSLTTNKKTALNLVPIKLF from the exons ATGGCTCTTGATACCATACCTTTATGGCTTCCTCTTCTCCTTGTTCTCGCTCTTTTGTTGCTCATGAAAAAAAAGATGGATGAGCGTTGTTCTAAGAACCTTCCACCAAGCCCTCCTAAGCTCCCCATTATAGGTAACTTGCACCAACTTGGTGTGTTGCCTCATCAATCTATGCGGCAACTCTCCAAGAAATATGGCTCTGTGATGCTCCTTCAACTCAGTGGCATAAGAACTGTCATAATATCTTCTGCTGAAGCAGCAAGAGAAGTCTTAAAAGTTAATGATCTTGCCTGTTGCAGTAGACCTCCCTTAGCTTGCTCTAAAGTTTTTTCCTACAATTATAGGGACATAACTTTTTCACCTTATGGTGATTACTGGAGAGAGATAAGGAAATTATGTGTTCTTGAGTTTTTTAGCGTGAAAAGTGTGCAATTCTATGAGTTCATTAGGGAAGAAGAAGTTGCTTTGCTTGTGGATTCTATATCTCACTATGCATCTTCTGCAACCCCTATTAATCTTTCTGAGAAGCTATTTGCCCTCACTGCAAGTATAACTTTTAGGATTGGTTTTGGTAAGAGTTTCCGCGGGAGTGGTTTAGACAATGACAAGTTTCAAGCAATGGTTGATGAGGCAGTGTCCGTGATAGGAAGCTACAATGCATCTGAATTCTTTCCCTTCGTGGGATGGATTATAGACACTTTCTCTGGTAGATTTAAAAGGCTTGAAAGGGTTTTTCATGAGTTGGATACTTTATTCCAACAGATCATTGATCTCCATCTTGATCCTGAAAGGACAAAACCAAAGCATGAAGACATTATCGATGTGCTGCTGAGAATTGAAAGGGAGCAAGTTGAGTCCGGCAATGCTGCTCGATTCACAAAACATAACATTAAGGCAGTGATCATG AATATATTTTTAGGTGGAGTTGACACTGGTGCAATTACCATGATATGGGCGATGGCAGAGCTTGCTAAGAACCCCAGATTGATGAAAAAAGCACAAGATGAAGTTAGAAATTTCAttggaaataaaggaaaagtcACTGAAAGCGACATTGACCACCTTCATTATCTAAAGATGATAGTTAAAGAAACTTTTAGATTGCATCCTCCAGCAACTCTACTTCTTCCAAGAGAAACCATGTCACACTTTAAGATCAATGGTTATGACATTTACCCAAAAATGTTAGTACAAGTTAATGTCTGGGCAATAGGACGAGATCCTAAATACTGGGAGAACCCAGAAGAATTCATCCCAGAAAGGTTCATGGATAACTCCATTGATTATAAaggtcaaaattttgagttattgACATTTGGATCTGGTCGAAGAGGTTGTCCTGGGATATATATGGCAACAACAATAGTTGAGCTTGCACTTGCAAATCTTTTATATTGTTTCAATTGGAAATTACCTGATGGGATTAAAGAGGAAGATATCAACATGGAAGAGAAAGCTGGTCTTAGCCTTACTACCAATAAGAAAACAGCTTTGAACCTTGTGCCAatcaaattgttttaa